A section of the Oncorhynchus nerka isolate Pitt River linkage group LG3, Oner_Uvic_2.0, whole genome shotgun sequence genome encodes:
- the LOC115112834 gene encoding GA-binding protein alpha chain isoform X2, whose protein sequence is MSKSETEEMIEIEIDGQEKQECLEEGVEEQTITSADLIQQDIDINEPIGNLKKLLEPRIQMSLDGYEICLQDIQLHPDHSLFDQGVKTDGTVQLSLQIITKPGEEKLNILEIVKPVETVEVVIDPDAAGEEGTLMEEGQLIAVEHSSLSDDTSEQVTRWAAALEGYRKEQVRLGIPYDPEQWTADQVIHWAVWVMKEFSIDEMEVGGIHIPGHDLCSFTQEEFLQRVPSGEILWSHLELLRKYVLASQDQEATVTIDQLQIIPAAVQTTPTTIKVLKQNRGPRTPRISGGEERSSPGNRTGNNGQIQLWQFLLELLTDKDARDCISWVGEEGEFKLNQPELVAQKWGQRKNKPTMNYEKLSRALRYYYDGDMISKVQGKRFVYKFVCDLRTLIGYSAAELNNLVTECEQKKLARIQLHGIGQPITTVTLATSAQDS, encoded by the exons ATGTCTAAAAGTGAGACAGAGGAGATGATAGAGATTGAGATCGAcggacaggagaaacaggagtGCCTGGAGGAGGG GGTTGAGGAGCAGACCATTACATCAGCCGATCTGATCCAACAGGACATCGACATCAATGAGCCAATCGGTAACCTGAAGAAGCTCCTAGAGCCCCGTATCCAGATGTCATTGGATGGATATGAAATCTGTCTACAGGACATCCAG cTGCATCCAGACCACAGCCTCTTTGATCAAGGAGTGAAGACAGACGGCACAGTGCAACTCAGTCTACAGATCATCACAAAGCCAG GCGAGGAGAAGCTGAACATCCTGGAGATCGTGAAGCCGGTGGAGACTGTGGAGGTGGTGATCGACCCGGATGCGGCAGGGGAGGAGGGCACCCTGATGGAGGAGGGCCAGCTGATTGCTGTGGAGCACTCCTCCCTGTCAGATGACACCTCGGAGCAGGTGACACGCTGGGCCGCCGCCCTGGAGGGCTACCGCAAGGAACAGGTCCGCCTGGGGATACCCTACG acCCAGAACAGTGGACGGCGGACCAGGTGATCCACTGGGCCGTGTGGGTGATGAAGGAGTTCAGTATTGACGAGATGGAGGTGGGAGGGATTCACATCCCGGGTCATGATCTCTGCTCCTTCACCCAGGAAGAGTTCCTGCAGAGGGTCCCCAGTGGAGAGATCCTTTGGAGCCACTTAGAGCTGCTCCGCAAGT ATGTGTTGGCCAGTCAGGACCAGGAGGCCACAGTCACCATTGACCAAC TCCAGATCATCCCAGCTGCCGTGCAGACCACACCCACCACTATCAAGGTACTGAAGCAGAACCGCGGCCCCAGAACACCCCGCATCTCAGGAGGAGAGGAGCGCAGCTCACCTGGCAACCGTACAG GTAACAATGGTCAGATCCAGCTGTGGCAGTTCCTGTTGGAGCTGTTGACGGATAAGGATGCTAGAGACTGTATCTCctgggtgggagaggagggagagttcaAACTCAACCAGCCTGAACTGGTGGCACAGAAATGGGGCCAACGCAAGAACAAGCCCACCATGAACTATGAGAAACTCAGCCGAGCGCTCAG GTATTACTACGACGGGGACATGATCAGCAAGGTGCAGGGCAAGCGCTTCGTCTACAAGTTTGTGTGCGACCTGAGGACTTTGATTGGCTACAGCGCTGCTGAGCTCAACAACCTGGTGACTGAGTGTGAGCAGAAGAAGCTGGCCCGCATTCAGCTGCACGGGATTGGCCAGCCCATCACCACGGTGACACTGGCCACCTCAGCACAGGACAGCTGA
- the LOC115112834 gene encoding GA-binding protein alpha chain isoform X1, which produces MSKSETEEMIEIEIDGQEKQECLEEGVEEQTITSADLIQQDIDINEPIGNLKKLLEPRIQMSLDGYEICLQDIQLHPDHSLFDQGVKTDGTVQLSLQIITKPGEEKLNILEIVKPVETVEVVIDPDAAGEEGTLMEEGQLIAVEHSSLSDDTSEQVTRWAAALEGYRKEQVRLGIPYDPEQWTADQVIHWAVWVMKEFSIDEMEVGGIHIPGHDLCSFTQEEFLQRVPSGEILWSHLELLRKYVLASQDQEATVTIDQQVQIIPAAVQTTPTTIKVLKQNRGPRTPRISGGEERSSPGNRTGNNGQIQLWQFLLELLTDKDARDCISWVGEEGEFKLNQPELVAQKWGQRKNKPTMNYEKLSRALRYYYDGDMISKVQGKRFVYKFVCDLRTLIGYSAAELNNLVTECEQKKLARIQLHGIGQPITTVTLATSAQDS; this is translated from the exons ATGTCTAAAAGTGAGACAGAGGAGATGATAGAGATTGAGATCGAcggacaggagaaacaggagtGCCTGGAGGAGGG GGTTGAGGAGCAGACCATTACATCAGCCGATCTGATCCAACAGGACATCGACATCAATGAGCCAATCGGTAACCTGAAGAAGCTCCTAGAGCCCCGTATCCAGATGTCATTGGATGGATATGAAATCTGTCTACAGGACATCCAG cTGCATCCAGACCACAGCCTCTTTGATCAAGGAGTGAAGACAGACGGCACAGTGCAACTCAGTCTACAGATCATCACAAAGCCAG GCGAGGAGAAGCTGAACATCCTGGAGATCGTGAAGCCGGTGGAGACTGTGGAGGTGGTGATCGACCCGGATGCGGCAGGGGAGGAGGGCACCCTGATGGAGGAGGGCCAGCTGATTGCTGTGGAGCACTCCTCCCTGTCAGATGACACCTCGGAGCAGGTGACACGCTGGGCCGCCGCCCTGGAGGGCTACCGCAAGGAACAGGTCCGCCTGGGGATACCCTACG acCCAGAACAGTGGACGGCGGACCAGGTGATCCACTGGGCCGTGTGGGTGATGAAGGAGTTCAGTATTGACGAGATGGAGGTGGGAGGGATTCACATCCCGGGTCATGATCTCTGCTCCTTCACCCAGGAAGAGTTCCTGCAGAGGGTCCCCAGTGGAGAGATCCTTTGGAGCCACTTAGAGCTGCTCCGCAAGT ATGTGTTGGCCAGTCAGGACCAGGAGGCCACAGTCACCATTGACCAAC AAGTCCAGATCATCCCAGCTGCCGTGCAGACCACACCCACCACTATCAAGGTACTGAAGCAGAACCGCGGCCCCAGAACACCCCGCATCTCAGGAGGAGAGGAGCGCAGCTCACCTGGCAACCGTACAG GTAACAATGGTCAGATCCAGCTGTGGCAGTTCCTGTTGGAGCTGTTGACGGATAAGGATGCTAGAGACTGTATCTCctgggtgggagaggagggagagttcaAACTCAACCAGCCTGAACTGGTGGCACAGAAATGGGGCCAACGCAAGAACAAGCCCACCATGAACTATGAGAAACTCAGCCGAGCGCTCAG GTATTACTACGACGGGGACATGATCAGCAAGGTGCAGGGCAAGCGCTTCGTCTACAAGTTTGTGTGCGACCTGAGGACTTTGATTGGCTACAGCGCTGCTGAGCTCAACAACCTGGTGACTGAGTGTGAGCAGAAGAAGCTGGCCCGCATTCAGCTGCACGGGATTGGCCAGCCCATCACCACGGTGACACTGGCCACCTCAGCACAGGACAGCTGA